The window ATtagaaaaggtgaaaacagtGCAAGAAACACTCAAAATAGAAAGTTATCCACCCAAGGACACAGTTCAAACCAAATGAACCATCTACTGTTTACCTATTGATTGGCAAACAGCCACTGCACCTCCAGCTACCACTCCACCTCCGCTAGCCACTGCAGAAACCGACATCATACTAGCAGCCAGTGAACCTGCTGCAATTCCAGCTGAGGTGAAACCTGCGGCTGCCAGAGCAAGTGGGGCCCCGACCACAGCCACTACTGCACCTGGACAAGAACACAGCAGAGATGGAgccttcattattattattagggccaaAGCAacgacggtgggaggccctattgaatttgtaaggatttttcttgttattattattattattatttccctttggGGAGCattttcagggcctagacatgctcaaaagATCATGAagctttgcaggaaattcaaggcccaaagacatttttgtattctggagtaatttgaaatgggcgtggcaaaatgtctcaacagcgccacctggaaaGTAGCCCCTGGGATTCCCTTTGACCCATCATCACTAAAATCGGTACACAGGTGTATcatacggaagcgtattgcattcacttgaaaaaaaaaaaagttctgtttttctgagataactatctcggaaattccgagataacttctgtttttctaattattttttttccctgtttttccgagataattatctcagaacttttttttttattattcagaaaaacagaacttatctcggaatttccgagttagttatctcagaaaaacagaacttttttttttttcaagtgaatgtaATACGCTTCCGTagtatcatgaccagacaaacaaaaaagtcacaAGCATCattatgaaaaacacaacaggaagcccgccattttaGATTTAGTTCCCATTTTAGCCATTTTTCACGTTTTTAATTTGACGAACTTGTAGTAGGGctttcattgttattatttgttgCTATTGTTATTTCATGTCTAATAATGTCTTACCtcctacaactgctgcacctgtcactgaaacacaagaataaaattGCATCGTATTACTGCTAAGCTTTACAGACTTGCattacatgcttttattaataaagtgaaaaatgatGCTACATATAGGTGTTGATTTTCTAAAAGAATGTTTCAGTATAGTCAGAGGAAGAGTGGTACTCACCAGGGTCCATggttttttctctgctctcctttctgtagtgtttttcctctgttgtgaGCAGCCTCGAGCTGGACTGGTATTTATTCACTTCATGAAGGTTTCCTCAGAAACGAAACTGTGGTACAATCTGAACACTAGGGGGCGTCTCCACTGGACTGCTGAGGAAAATCTAACTGATGAAATCCATCCAACCGCAAACAAAGGTATGGAAAATGAATCTGCAgttctattattttcatttcaaaacaaacaatggcAAAAGGCATGGCAGAACAAATGTTACTTAAACAAAGGAAGGACGTTTTTCATAAAAGCACCAGTGTACAATTAACTTATAGCTTGTCTGATTGTAATGAGAGAATTATTTAAACATAACTGGTCTGTATCGATGATACTTTGGCAGATACTTTGCTCTATAAATCATAATGCttagatttttacatttaaacaaaatgtgttatctTTCCCAGAggatcaaacaaacaagccaacaggggtgaaaacaaaacctccttgtcAGAGGTAAAAAAGTATCCTTAAACAGAACTGAGAGATGAAATCTGCACATTCTCAACAATATTAGCTTAGATGCCAGGTTTCAGATCAGGAGGAAACATCTAGTAACTCTGGACTATTTTTGATAAAGAGTGAGTCTGAATGAAGCCTGACCTGTGCTACATGGCTGAACTGAAGACATGCACTCAGTCATTTCAAGCAGAATCTCCATGAGGCTTCTATGGTTTTATCACTTCACTGCTcatctgtgtattttaaaaactggaGCCTTTTTCTCATTGTAGTTTGACTTCAATTTTCTTGTCAGCCTTGTACGTTGTTGGTGAATGTGGCTGTTTTACATGAATGTATTTTAAGATTGCAAATGATAAATATTATAACGCGTGAGAATTTAAGAATAATTCTCAGGCATTATGATGTCTGATTGGGTGTGGTTAACTGATTAAAGGAACAATGACTAACTAGAACAGCAACTCCCCAATTTGGTATTTAAATTGTCTCCCATTGCCATCTCCAcctataataatataaaaataaactttatttatatagcactctttaaaaacagactttgcaaagtgctttgacaacAAAGCAAGAAAGGTAAATATAAACTTGAACACGTAAAAGCAATAAAAGGACATTAAAATAAGTGAATAcgtaaaataaaaggtgaaaagaaaacgataaaatcacagtatcacatgaaagcaagtctataaaaatgggttttaagaagtgatttaaaagaagtcccTGACTCTGCaagccttatctcctcaggccGTTCCAAAGCTGAGGGGCACTGATGGCAAAAGCAGGATCaccttttgtttgaaaacagcaaGCAGGgttccacctgaggatctaaggctgtgTGAAGGCACATAAGGGGTCATAAATTCTGTGATGTAGCTTGGGGCCAGACCCTGGcgtgctttaaaagtgatcagtaaaatcttaaaatcaattctaaaacagacagggagccaatgaagagaagaaaggatCGGGGTGATGTGATTTTGCCTTTTAAGACCAGTGAGACCAGTGTAGACCACTAACAGTAAATACTGCACACATAGTGCACAGTGGTTCTCAGGAAAACAGAAGTAGACATTAGCCTGATAGATGGTGATCATGGTGAACATTGTGCCTGTGTCACTGAAGAAAAGAAGGTTTTGGCACCTCCATTAAATATTAACAGTTCAGTTTGTAGACTTTAGTGACATtaagtggtgaagtttcatgttgcagctgaatacccctcacatcaccctcctcttccaaacatgagagagaacctgtggtaaccttcagttgtcatgaaaatccaaaaggtgtttagtttgtccagtctgggctactgtgaaaaacatggcggcctccgtaaagaggacccactcccgatgtaaatataaaaggctgAATCgggggtaaagaaaacaacaattggtacaatttagatgaaacacactggtgagaacatcactaggatcactttatattcagtttctgccagtagatccctttcacctagatcttacacactggaccttgaacaaatatattaaagttATTGTACACAAGTGCCTAAATACATTATTACAGTACATATTCATGTTTATAAATCACAACAGTGTTATGATACACTGGTAGGTAAATAGATACTTCAACTAAAAAGGACAATGAACCAGTCAActctttcaaatgtgttttaaccCGGTTGCTTTTATTTTCGGAGATGTAAGATTCAAACTATGAAACATCATGTCAGGTAACTGCAAACCAGACAACTTTCCAAACATTTCAGAACATAAACATGCTGCTTCATCACTTGCTTCATTAGATTAACAGGATAACTAATTGTTGATTATTCAGATAATGAGGCCTAACAACAACCCCATCGAGCCGCTCACAGCTGCAGTGGCCCCCGACAGACCAACCGCAcctacagtgacacacacattggaCGATCAGTACATTTTATCAAGCTACAGAGAAGCATTACCAATACTAGCATCACACTACAGTGTATACAGTaatatcaaatgaaatgaatgtctGGCCAACAGAACTACTACAAAGCTGTCACATATGTTCTAATGGAGATATTGGCACAACAGATATTGTAAGTATAAGATGATTGAAAATTTGAGGTAGAGAAGTAGAATAAGGTAACAAAATTAACTGAGTACTgaaaccaaatataaatacagatttaatgataaataaatgaaacaatacaaAAGTTGTGCATTAGATTAAGCCTGTAAATTATGGTACAGCAGATGTTAAGTGGATtagaaaaggtgaaaacagtGCAAGAAACACTTAAGATATAAAAGTTATCCACCCAAGGACACAGTTCAAACCCAAATGAACCATGTACTGTTTACCTATTGATTGGCAAACAGCCACTGCACCTCCAGCTACCACTCCACCTCCGCTAGCCACTGCAGAAGCCGACATCATACTAGCAGCCAGTGAACCTGCTGCAATTCCAGCTGAGGTGAAACCTACGGCCGCCAGAACAAATGGGGCCCCGACCACAGTCCCTACTGCACCTGGACAAGAACACAGCAGAGATGAAGCCTtccttattattgttattatttgttgCTATTGTTATTTCATGTCTATTAATGTCTTACCTGCTCCAAGTGCTGCACCTATCACTGAAACACAAGAATACAATTGCCTCTTATTACAGCTAAGCTTTACAAACTTgtattacatgcttttattaaTAAATTGAAACATGATGCTACATCATGTTGATTTTCTAAAAGAATGCTTCAGTATAGTCAGAGGAAGAGTGGTACTCACAAAGGCCCATggtttttcctctgttgtgaGCAGCCTCGAGCTGGACTGGTATTTATTCACTTCATGAAGGTTTCCTCAGAAACGAAACTGTGGTACAATCTGAACACTAGGGGGCGTCTCCACTGGACTGCTGAGGAAAATCTAactttattctgctgtgaaccacacttttaatctctctatgacacaaacgtatttacatcacttcccgaacccgtttcaaagtaaaagcactccagcgtttcaccttctgaatccactcatttgttccaacggggctttgtttgttatcgacagaccgaaagatgcgcatcttcataccgtagagtcctgacatttactttagtacatgaaccaacttgttcttgaaggaattgcaggagataaacctgctgctccgccgccagtagcggacacacagcgcgtgtgaaaaacagacaaccgacacacagctgatctgcggcacgacgacagccagtgagtccagagagttgggggatcgacagtgaagactgcgagatcgaccggtagatcgcgatcgacgggttggcgaccactgctctaTGGGGTCTAGAGCCTTTAGCTATGCAGCCCCTCGTTTATGGAACTCTCTTCATCTTTGACTATGACTTCGTCCCCAACTTCAAATCCCACCTCAAACCCCTCCATTTTAGACTGGTTTATTCTGTGTGGAAATGCCCTGTATGAcgtattgtttttaatattgtttatttattattatttttccattaataacaataatctttattatacagcaccttttaaaacacagttacaaggtgctttactaGTTAGAAATAGGGCAGACAATaggaaaaagttaaaaagcaatttgaaaatCACAAAGCATTAGAGCAcagatgcagaaataaaaagtgtCACAGATGAGAAACCAgtaaaatgattataaaatgataaaaatagatGGTAAGATCAGAACTGAGAGAAGGCCCTcctataaaaatgtgtcttaaagagagatttaaaagaggataaggagTTTGACAGACAGATGTCCTCAGAGTgggagccctgacagaaaagtcCCAGCTGCCTTTGGTCCTCAGCCGGGACTTTGGAATGGTGAGCAGGCCTTTGATTTAACATCTTAACTGATGATAACAGGTGTAAATATAAGACATGTTTTAGAGTTTAGTTGTGACTGCAGTCAGGACAAACTTTTCTCTATGTCACTGGCACCTCCAGTAAATATTAACAGTTCAGTGTGTAGtattagtgacatctagtggtaaaatctcatgttgcagctgaatacccttcacatcaccctcctcttccaaacatgagagagaacctgtggtaaccttcatttgtcataaaaactcaaaaggtgtttagtttgtccagtctgggcttctgtgaaaaacatggctgcctccgtaaAGAGGACTCGCTCCCGATGTAATTATAAAAGGCTCATTCgggggtaaagaaaacaacaattggtacaatttagatgaaacacactggtgagaacatcactaggatcactttatattcagtttctgccagtagatccctttcacctagatcttacacactggaccttgaacaaatatattaaagttATTGTACACAAGTGCCTAAATACAATATTACAGTACATATTCATGTTTATAAATCACAACAGTGTTATGATACACTGGTAGGTAAATAGATACTTCAACTAAAAGGACAATGAACCAGTCAActctttcaaatgtgttttaacgcggttgcttttattttgtgagatGTAAGattcaaacaatgaaacatcATGTCAGGTAACTGCACACCAGACAACTTTCCAAACATTTCAGAACATAAACATGCTGCTTCATCACTTGCTTCATCAGATTAACAGGATAACTAATTGTTGATTATTCAGATAATGAGGCCTAACAACAACCCCATCGAGCCGCTCACAGCTGCAGTGGCCCCCGACAGACCAACCGCAcctacagtgacacacacattggaTGATCAGTACATTTTATCAAGCTACAGAGAAGCATTACCAATACTAGCATCACACTACAGTGTATACAGTaatatcaaatgaaatgaatgtctGGCCAACAGAACTACTACAAAGCTGTCACATATGTTCTAATGGAGATATTGGCACAACAGATATTGTAAGTATAAGATGATTGAAAATTTGAGGTAGAGAAGTAGAATAAGGTAACAAAATTAACTGAGTACTgaaaccaaatataaatacagatttaatgataaataaatgaaacaatacaaAAGTTGTGCATTAGATTAAGCCTGTAAATTATGGTACAGCAGATGTTAAGTGGATtagaaaaggtgaaaacagtGCAAGAAACACTTAAGATATAAAAGTTATCCACCCAAGGACACAGTTCAAACCCAAATGAACCATGTACTGTTTACCTATTGATTGGCAAACAGCCACTGCACCTCCAGCTACCACTCCACCTCCGCTAGCCACTGCAGAAGCCGACATCATACTAGCAGCCAGTGAACCTGCTGCAATTCCAGCTGAGGTGAAACCTACGGCTGCCAGAACAAATGGGGCCCCGACCACAGTCCCTACTGCACCTGGACAAGAACACAGCAGAGATGAAGCCTTccttattattgttgttatttgttgCTATTGTTATTTCATGTCTATTAATGTCTTACCTACTCCAAGTGCTGCACCTATCACTGaaacacaagaataaaattGCATCGTATTACTGCTAAGCTTTACAGACTTGTATTACATGCTGTTATTAATCAAGTGAAACATGATGCTACATATAGGTGTTGATTTTCTAAAAGAATGTTTCAGTATAGTCAGAGGAAGAGTGGTACTCACAAAGGCCCATggtttttcctctgttgtgaGCAGCCTCGAGCTGGACTGGTATTTATTCACTTCATGAAGGTTTCCTCAGAAACGAAACTGTGGTACAATCTGAACACTAGGGGGCGTCTCCACTGGACTGCTGAGGAAAATCTAactttattctgctgtgaaccacacttttaatctctctatgacacaaacgtatttacatcacttcccgaacccgtttcaaagtaaaagcactccagcgtttcaccttctgaatccactcatttgttccaacggggctttgtttgttatcgacagaccgaaagatgcgcatcttcataccgtagagtcctgacatttactttagtacatgaaccaacttgttcttgaaggaattgcaggagataaacctgctgctccgccagtagcggacacacaggCGTGtgaaaacagacaaccgacacacagctgatctgcggcacgacgacagccagtgagtccagagagttgggggatcgacagtgaagactgcgagatcgaccggtagatcgcgatcgacgggttggcgaccactgctctaTGGGGTCTAGAGCCTTTAGCTATGCAGCCCCTCGTTTATGGAACTCTCTTCATCTTTGACTATGACTTCGTCCCCAACTTCAAATCCCACCTCAAACCCCTCCATTTTAGACTGGTTTATTCTGTGTGGAAATGCCCTGTATGAcgtattgtttttaatattgtttatttattattatttttccattaataacaataatctttattatacagcaccttttaaaacacagttacaaggtgctttactaGTTAGAAATAGGGCAGACAATaggaaaaagttaaaaagcaatttgaaaatCACAAAGCATTAGAGCAcagatgcagaaataaaaagtgtCACAGATGAGAAACCAgtaaaatgattataaaatgataaaaatagatGGTAAGATCAGAACTGAGAGAAGGCCCTcctataaaaatgtgtcttaaagagagatttaaaagaggataaggagTTTGACAGACAGATGTCCTCAGAGTgggagccctgacagaaaagtcCCAGCTGCCTTTGGTCCTCAGCCGGGACTTTGGAATGGTGAGCAGGCCTTTGATTTAACATCTTAACTGATGATAACAGGTGTAAATATAAGACATGTTTTAGAGTTTAGTTGTGACTGCAGTCAGGACAAACTTTTCTCTATGTCACTGGCACCTCCAGTAAATATTAACAGTTCAGTGTGTAGtattagtgacatctagtggtgaagtttcatgttgcagctgaatacccctcccctcaccctcctcttccaaacatgagagagaacctgtggaagcgatcagttgtcatggaaactcaaaaggtgtccagtctgggctactgttaaaaacatggcggcctccgtaaagaggacccactcccgatgtaaatataaaaggctcattcgggggtaaagaaaacaacaattcgtacaatttagatgaaacacactggtgagaacatcactaggatcactttatattcagtttctgccagtagatccctttcacctagatcttacacactggacctaaGTTATTGTACCCAAGTGCTTAAATAGAATATTACAGTACATATTCATGTTTATAAATCACAACAGTGTTATGATACACTGGTAGGTAAATAGATACTTCAACTAAAAAGGACAATGAACCAGTCAActctttcaaatgtgttttaactcggttgcttttattttgtgagatGTAAGattcaaacaatgaaacatcATGTCAGGTAACTGCAAACCAGACAACTTTCCAAACATTTCAGAACATAAACATGCTGCTTCATCACTTGCTTCATCAGATTAACAAGGTAACCAATTGTTGATTATTCAGATAAAGAGGCGTGCCACAAACCCCCCAGCTGCTCCAACACCGGCCACAGCTGCAGTGGCGGCCACCGACAAACCAGCCGCACCTACAGTGACACACATACATTGGACGATCAGTACATTTTATCAAGCTACAGAGAAAGAAATACCAATACTATCATCACACTACAGTGTATACAGTAATATCTTTATTCTACCTAAAGACTGCATTAGACAGACAGATAGTTTACACCCAAGGACACAGTTCAAACCAAAATTAACCATCTACTGTTTACCTGCGGATTGAAGAGCAGCCACCGCACCTCCTGCTGCCACTGCACCTCCGTTAGCCACTGCAGCAGCCGACATAACTTTAGCAGCCACTGAGCCTGCCACCACTCCAGCTGAGGTGAAACCTGCGGCCCCCAGAACAAGAGGGGCCGCGAACACAGCCACTACTGCACCTGGACAAGAACACAGCAGAGATGGAgccttcattattattattgttatttgttgcTATTGTTATTGCATGTCTATAAATGTCTTACCTCCTACAATTGCTGCACCTGTCACTGaaacacaagaataaaattGCCTCTTATTACTGCTAAGCTGTACAGACTTgtattacatgcttttattaataaagtgaaacatGATGCTACATATAGGTGTTGATTTTCTAAAAGAATGTTTCAGTATAGTCAGAGGAAGAGTGGTACTCACCAGGGTCCATggttttttctctgctctcctctctgctgtgtttcctctgttgtgaGCAGCTTCCACGTCATGAAGGTTTCCTCAGAAACGAAACTGTGGGACAATCTGAACACTAGGGGGCGTCTCTACTGGACTGCTGAGGAAAATCAACCTGATGAAGTCCATGCAGTTCCCCTCTGCCTTTCTTGAGATACACCTCTTTACTCTAGATAGAAATAGAGGAGTACTTGTCATACTTTTTTGAtttcttaattattttaatgGTGGGCATCATCTCAGTTTTCTGATGATTTTCTTATGTGTCAAAAACACCCTGAGGGTGTCTGGGCTGAACTGTCTGCATCTGTTAAAGCTGTGGCACTCCAAAGTAAAATTAAGACACACATCAGACATGGTTGCtgcttcatttcttttattctccGCTTATGTTTTTGACTATAATGCACAACAATCATTCTCTGATCTATATATTGCTATTGACTGATTTGGAACTTGCGTTGATTTAGCTCAGTCACACTGGGTGATTCACTGACTTATTCACGTCCTTCCTGCTGGACACACAGAAACCCAATGAAACAGGGGTCTTCCACAGGTTAagtcatgtttttcttccacattCCAAATGTATGAATTTCTGATTAGCTCCTTTATTTAAAAggacttttaaataaaacatttttctttcaatctttcttttccttcGAAGATTTTCTGCTGATGAGGCTCGTCAGCCATCCCACTGCTGCTCCGGTGCTGGCCACAACTCCAGTGACAGCCCACGACAGACCAGCAGTACCTGCAGTGACATCAGTGGATGGATTCATGATAGCGAGCTACAGACAAACTGAGGAAACCTTGTTATCAAGCCAGACTTATTACACAATATTACAACACTCAGTGTCCTTAAATTGAACCTTTACTCTTCAgtttgttaaagggatagtgtttgagtccacaaaacacttttggagtttcagggatCAACAGTGTTCCAgccaaattcaatacaattgaagtaaatggtgaccaattcttcaaacgtaacaAAAACGAAAGAAGAAAACCATAAAATGCCTCcg of the Hippoglossus stenolepis isolate QCI-W04-F060 chromosome 10, HSTE1.2, whole genome shotgun sequence genome contains:
- the LOC118116100 gene encoding interferon alpha-inducible protein 27-like protein 2B, producing the protein MDPVTGAAVVGGAVVAVVGAPLALAAAGFTSAGIAAGSLAASMMSVSAVASGGGVVAGGAVAVCQSIGAVGLSGATAAVASVGAAGGLLARLFF
- the LOC118116101 gene encoding interferon alpha-inducible protein 27-like protein 2B encodes the protein MGLLIGAALGVGAVGTVVGAPFVLAAVGFTSAGIAAGSLAASMMSASAVASGGGVVAGGAVAVCQSIGAVGLSGATAAVSGSMGLLLGLII
- the LOC118116102 gene encoding interferon alpha-inducible protein 27-like protein 2B — protein: MGLLIGAALGAGAVGTVVGAPFVLAAVGFTSAGIAAGSLAASMMSASAVASGGGVVAGGAVAVCQSIGAVGLSGATAAVSGSMGLLLGLII